The Nitrososphaerota archaeon genome has a segment encoding these proteins:
- a CDS encoding DUF1905 domain-containing protein, whose amino-acid sequence MDVPKDVLDELFNRGARTRGPIPVRGTLNGKKFKQTVVKYQGKWLLYLNTQMREDAEIGVGEDAKVVLELDPEPRIIPMYPKLARALSKNKEAKAAFKKLAPSHQKEILAISVCKNRKGAGS is encoded by the coding sequence GTGGACGTACCCAAAGATGTCCTAGACGAGTTGTTCAATCGGGGAGCCAGAACCAGAGGGCCGATTCCTGTGCGGGGCACTTTGAACGGGAAGAAATTCAAGCAGACTGTGGTTAAATATCAGGGTAAATGGCTATTGTATCTAAATACCCAAATGCGCGAAGATGCAGAAATTGGTGTTGGAGAGGACGCAAAGGTAGTACTCGAATTAGATCCAGAACCACGAATAATTCCAATGTACCCTAAGCTTGCACGCGCTCTGTCGAAAAACAAGGAAGCAAAAGCGGCCTTTAAGAAGCTCGCGCCTTCACATCAGAAAGAAATTCTCGCTATCTCAGTTTGTAAAAACCGAAAAGGCGCTGGTTCGTAA
- a CDS encoding TRAM domain-containing protein translates to MLDASVVQALGDERTSYGQGGGYGRPRFGGGGFRSNTPKPVEVGKEYDVTITETSRRGDGVAKIDGFVIFVAGGKRDEKTRIKVTQVGPRFANATKVEGTETTS, encoded by the coding sequence ATCTTAGATGCCAGTGTCGTCCAAGCACTAGGAGATGAAAGAACGAGTTACGGACAAGGAGGCGGTTACGGGCGCCCACGCTTTGGCGGAGGCGGTTTTAGGTCGAATACACCCAAGCCAGTTGAGGTTGGCAAGGAGTACGATGTCACTATTACCGAAACGAGCAGAAGGGGCGACGGAGTGGCCAAGATAGACGGTTTCGTCATTTTTGTCGCTGGAGGAAAGCGGGACGAGAAGACGAGGATCAAGGTTACTCAGGTAGGCCCGAGATTCGCCAACGCTACTAAAGTAGAAGGCACGGAAACTACGAGTTAG
- a CDS encoding site-specific DNA-methyltransferase codes for MKQLPSESVDVIIADPPFGLNFTGKESIYNRDDRFIRQGYHESKGDYTEFSIRWIKELPRIMEKSGSAWIFSGWSNLAEILNAIKQSGLTLVNHLIWKYQFGVFTRRKFVTSHYHVLFLAKSPQYYFNKIMHYPLDVWEINRTYRRSEVKNSTKLPEELIARCIDFSSRPGFLVLDPFMGNGTTAVVAKGTFRHYLGFEINRHMRDVIESNVNATKLGQFYVPYSHRHDDLVARARKRYGL; via the coding sequence ATGAAGCAACTTCCAAGCGAATCTGTAGACGTAATAATAGCTGATCCGCCATTTGGCTTGAATTTTACTGGCAAGGAATCGATATACAACAGGGATGACAGGTTCATTAGACAAGGCTATCACGAATCAAAAGGCGATTACACGGAATTTTCTATCAGATGGATAAAAGAACTTCCCAGAATCATGGAAAAAAGCGGCTCAGCATGGATATTCAGCGGCTGGTCGAACCTTGCTGAAATTCTTAATGCGATAAAACAAAGCGGTCTAACCTTAGTCAACCACCTAATCTGGAAGTATCAGTTTGGCGTCTTCACAAGACGGAAGTTTGTAACAAGCCATTACCATGTCCTTTTCTTGGCTAAAAGCCCTCAGTATTATTTCAACAAGATAATGCATTACCCGCTGGATGTGTGGGAGATTAATCGCACATACCGCAGAAGCGAAGTCAAGAACAGCACAAAACTTCCTGAAGAATTAATTGCTAGGTGCATTGACTTTTCTAGCCGTCCCGGGTTTCTAGTACTCGATCCTTTTATGGGTAATGGTACTACGGCAGTTGTTGCTAAAGGAACCTTCAGGCATTATCTAGGTTTTGAGATAAACAGGCACATGAGAGATGTTATAGAATCTAATGTAAATGCAACTAAACTAGGGCAATTTTATGTGCCTTACAGTCATAGGCATGACGACCTTGTTGCTAGGGCAAGGAAAAGATATGGATTATAG
- the tpiA gene encoding triose-phosphate isomerase, with protein sequence MPAILKTPLLLINFKTYLEGTGQKAFRLAKIAEKVSLDTGIQIIVAPQYSDIAKITTKIKIPVFAQHLDPEEAGPYTGYILPEAVAAAGATGTMLNHSEKPLTKEKLASAVRRCRDLGLLTCILSNSPNQGAELSKLKPDMMVVEIPELIGTGMAISTVSPQTIKSAIAKIRKSNKKVILIAGSGVTTSKDVKRAIELGMQGVGSSKAVMTAKNPREVLYEMANALLSA encoded by the coding sequence ATGCCTGCAATACTCAAGACTCCTCTCCTGCTCATAAACTTCAAAACCTATCTGGAAGGGACAGGTCAGAAGGCCTTCAGACTAGCCAAGATAGCAGAGAAGGTTAGCCTCGATACAGGCATCCAAATCATTGTAGCACCGCAATATTCAGACATCGCAAAGATAACAACAAAGATCAAGATTCCAGTATTTGCACAGCATTTAGATCCTGAAGAAGCAGGACCATATACAGGCTACATCCTCCCAGAAGCAGTTGCAGCTGCAGGAGCAACGGGAACAATGCTCAATCATTCTGAAAAACCTCTAACAAAAGAGAAACTTGCATCAGCAGTAAGAAGGTGCCGAGATTTGGGACTCTTAACCTGCATTTTATCCAACAGCCCCAATCAAGGTGCAGAGCTTTCCAAACTGAAACCAGACATGATGGTTGTAGAGATTCCCGAACTGATAGGAACGGGAATGGCTATATCGACGGTAAGCCCTCAAACGATAAAGAGCGCGATAGCCAAGATAAGAAAGAGCAACAAAAAGGTCATCCTCATAGCAGGTTCAGGAGTGACTACTAGCAAGGATGTCAAAAGAGCCATAGAATTGGGGATGCAGGGAGTAGGATCTAGCAAGGCAGTCATGACGGCAAAGAACCCCAGAGAAGTCCTCTACGAAATGGCCAACGCACTCTTGTCGGCATAG